The Oxalobacter aliiformigenes nucleotide sequence TTCCTTTAGTCGAACTGGGCGGAAGTGCCGGCGGTGGCAACGGCGGCGGTAACGGCAGCGGTAACAAGGCACTCTTCGTTTCGGTTTTGCAAAACAATCCTTCCCTGTCAGGAACTTCGGCTGAACGGCAAATGGTCCGTTCAGCCGAAGAACCTGCCTCCATGAAAAAGAAAAAACAGCCGGAACTCATTGCGACAACCGCCGCGACACAAAAAACGTCGCCAGAAAACCAGACCATCAGGAAGACTCCTGTCAAACAGGTCCCCCCCCCTGCGGCTGAATCAAAAACGATCCCTGATCCCCGGTTTCTTTCCGCCCGGTCAACGCATTCCAGTCAGGAATCAAACGCCTCCGGCAACACCGGTACAGGCAACGGTACGGGAAGCGGTCATGGCGACGGAAAAGGGACAGGTACGGGACAAGGCGAAGGGGAAGGAACCGGTAACGGCATCGGATCCGGTGGTACCGGAAACGGAGTCGCCCGTTCGGTGTCACTTTCCCGGCTCCGCTACAAACGGGCTGTCAAACCCGACTACCCGGTCCGTTCCATCCAGAAGCATGAATCGGGCCAGGTCAATGTTCGTGTCGTTGTCGATACGGCAGGCCGTGTCCATGACGCCCGGGTTGTCCTTTCCTCCGGATTCAGTCGCCTGGACGAAGCGGCTTTGAAGGCGGCACGACGCAGTACATTTCATCCCTATACAGAACATGGCCGCCCGCTTTTCGCCATGGCCATCATTCCCTACCGGTTCAACCTGAACGGGAAATAACCCCCCTATTCCACCAACAGAAAGCAGCAAGAAAATGGAACCTACCGCCAGCAACATCGGATTCAGTCATTTCATCGCCCAAAGCGATTTTCTCGGAAAAACGATTCTTGTCATACTGATCGGCATGTCCGTCGTATCCTGGACACTCATTATCGTCAAAGGGATCGCCGGATGGCGCCGCAAACGCTACAGCAAGGAATTTCTCCAGTTCTTCTGGAACGCCACATCTCTTGACACCGTCCGGCATGAAATCCAGACACATGGCATCAAATGTCCCTTCTCGCATCTGACCGCCCATGCGCAACATGCCAAAGAACACCATGTCCACTACGGTGCCGCCAAATTATCCGAGGCAGGTACCCAGCAGGAATTTGTCACCCGGACAATGCGTATGGTCATGGATGAAGATGCGGCCCGTCTCGAAAACGGGTTGACTGTCCTGGCGACCATCGGATCGACTGCGCCCTTTATCGGCCTGTTCGGAACGGTCTGGGGTATCTACAACGCCCTGATCAATATCAGTGCAAGCGGAGCCGGCACGCTCGACATGGTCGCCGGCCCTGTCGGAGAAGCCCTCATCATGACCGGTATCGGACTGGCCGTCGCCATCCCGGCCGTTATCGGATACAACTGGCTGGTACGCAGCAATAATGTCACGATGTCCAAACTCGACACGTTCG carries:
- a CDS encoding MotA/TolQ/ExbB proton channel family protein — protein: MEPTASNIGFSHFIAQSDFLGKTILVILIGMSVVSWTLIIVKGIAGWRRKRYSKEFLQFFWNATSLDTVRHEIQTHGIKCPFSHLTAHAQHAKEHHVHYGAAKLSEAGTQQEFVTRTMRMVMDEDAARLENGLTVLATIGSTAPFIGLFGTVWGIYNALINISASGAGTLDMVAGPVGEALIMTGIGLAVAIPAVIGYNWLVRSNNVTMSKLDTFANELLTFLTTGKPYSINTEPHEKAAMTPVVHNIKRG
- a CDS encoding energy transducer TonB, coding for MAVHVPNHFPIRHIDSLPRPLVRGLATAVLFMHGILIAAALRSIPLVELGGSAGGGNGGGNGSGNKALFVSVLQNNPSLSGTSAERQMVRSAEEPASMKKKKQPELIATTAATQKTSPENQTIRKTPVKQVPPPAAESKTIPDPRFLSARSTHSSQESNASGNTGTGNGTGSGHGDGKGTGTGQGEGEGTGNGIGSGGTGNGVARSVSLSRLRYKRAVKPDYPVRSIQKHESGQVNVRVVVDTAGRVHDARVVLSSGFSRLDEAALKAARRSTFHPYTEHGRPLFAMAIIPYRFNLNGK